The Pan troglodytes isolate AG18354 chromosome 1, NHGRI_mPanTro3-v2.0_pri, whole genome shotgun sequence genome includes a region encoding these proteins:
- the LRRC53 gene encoding leucine-rich repeat-containing protein 53 isoform X2, with the protein MLRLVAACPESCVVCTKDVTLCHQLTYIVAAPMTTRVLIITDGYLSSIESTNLSLLFNLALLSLSRNGIEDVQEDALHGLTMLRTLLLEHNQISSSSLTDHTFSKLHSLQVLVLSNNALRTLRGSWFRNTSGLTRLQLDGNQITNLTDSSFGGTNLHSLRYLDLSNNFISYIGKDAFRPLPQLQEVDLSRNRLAHMPDVFTPLKQLILLSLDKNQWSCTCDLHPLARFLRNYIKSSAHTLRNAKDLNCQPSTAAVAAAQSVLRLSETNCDSKAPNFTLVLKDRSPLLPGPDVALLTVLGFAGAVGLTCLGLVVFNWKLQQGKANEHTSENLCCRTFDEPLCAHEARNYHTKGYCNCHLTQENEIKVMSIVGSRKEMPLLQENSHQATSASESATLDGSFRNLKKKDRGVGSTLFCQDGRLLHSECSEPPGNTTAFNEAGLLTTYNPRKVQKLWNLEPGEVQPQTLQHHIIRTEDISSDIFRRYATPASALAGESLEKHLTNESWQPPIEKEDNGLHPHRQRHFITSSSSKPCEPEEHYVQKIVQKHRSKYDDPCGLLKQSKPRYFQPNNSLICKYVPCEQFEDYMKEKKPNRRQHSKPEKEQIQINSAIEKFLMSEDNIDLSGLSTKTKKAYSPKRVSFHDPDLVEINRLMMSPKISTPWKRQKNQSNQLTKLDVKKFSNTGERNKGEKWFTNSWVLKRKRTPQSDLKGKIKGQNLKLNLHPFRKVRVHPEKSLSGLPKQCKQVLLPPKKLSKTSETKAKINTVSSADFLQQSESSNYVRLTSKRLPLKHDSKQTPYYQRNTKRAPLLSANNLSVVNQSSIESSCYSAGHIPDGNTLKLPQPTPTDAEHRHSHSQFSTEQMEDATQLESKVLSYLPTTWENTGSDVLPFQHSRGATDQGTTESTEHMGQNVSKTSELNQFSLSPRNQTQLLDAHKTDSYNKEYTLDQNEALQHREQNSSHAQLENKEKTLMTKPQIPHQIVENCIMDKEENDVEKKLSKTETYDSSLIPQTQSTNNLSFMKTNSIPYQNRIELPKDISTSPVSSQAIWHLTNSSEKGIDSTNALPRNDGTEALEIKIVGEEEKNMLDESKTDSSMLTQISQMTLKGITKERQQTWENGTSEKHILHDASSAEETITAKDLSITSSHETQNRILCSEVDPEINSNVHNFREVQNIQPDKDSAHKEGAMTVETHEALSFLPGLKDSFEAENEVFLVPSRINEAENSAPKPVLYPPSAEYATTSPLETE; encoded by the exons ATGTTGCGGTTGGTGGCAGCTTGCCCTGAGTCATGTGTGGTGTGCACCAAAGATGTAACCCTCTGTCACCAGCTAACCTATATAGTAG CAGCCCCTATGACCACGAGGGTTTTAATCATCACCGATGGATATCTCTCCTCTATTGAGAGCACAAACCTGTCTCTCTTGTTTAATCTTGCCCTGCTCTCCCTAAGCAGAAATGGTATCGAGGATGTTCAGGAAGATGCCCTGCATGGCCTTACGATGTTGCGGACCTTGTTGCTGGAGCACAACCAAATATCCAGCTCTTCGCTCACTGATCACACCTTCAGCAAGCTTCACAGCCTGCAGGTGCTGGTGCTGAGCAATAATGCTCTCCGCACCCTACGAGGGTCTTGGTTCCGAAACACAAGCGGCCTGACCCGGCTCCAGCTGGATGGGAATCAGATTACTAATCTCACAGACAGTTCTTTCGGAGGCACGAATCTCCACAGTCTCAGGTATCTGGATTTATCCAACAATTTTATTTCCTACATTGGGAAAGATGCCTTCCGGCCCCTGCCTCAACTACAGGAAGTGGACCTTTCCCGAAATAGGTTAGCCCACATGCCGGATGTGTTTACTCCACTGAAGCAGTTAATCCTTCTGAGCTTAGATAAGAACCAGTGGAGCTGCACTTGTGATCTCCATCCCCTTGCTCGGTTTTTAAGAAACTACATTAAGTCTTCTGCTCACACGCTCAGGAATGCCAAGGACCTAAATTGCCAGCCATCTACCGCAGCTGTGGCAGCTGCACAGAGTGTGCTGAGGCTGTCTGAGACCAACTGTGATTCCAAAGCTCCCAACTTCACTCTGGTTCTAAAGGACAGAAGTCCCCTCCTCCCAGGGCCAGATGTGGCCCTGCTGACTGTCCTTGGCTTCGCAG GAGCTGTTGGTCTCACTTGCCTAGGTTTAGTTGTATTTAACTGGAAACTCCAACAAGGCAAAGCAAATGAACACACATCAGAAAACCTTTGTTGCAGAACCTTCGATGAACCCCTGTGTGCTCATGAGGCAAGAAATTACCACACTAAGGGATACTGCAACTGCCACTTAACTCAGGAAAACGAGATAAAGGTCATGTCCATTGTGGGGTCCAGAAAAGAAATGCCACTTTTACAGGAAAATAGCCATCAAGCAACATCGGCCTCTGAGTCTGCAACCCTTGACGGATCATTTAGAAACCTGAAAAAGAAAGACCGTGGGGTAGGCAGCACTTTATTTTGCCAGGATGGTAGATTGCTGCATTCGGAATGTTCAGAGCCTCCTGGAAATACGACAGCTTTTAATGAAGCAGGCTTACTTACAACATATAATCCAAGGAAAGTTCAAAAGCTATGGAATCTTGAGCCTGGAGAAGTCCAGCCTCAAACTCTGCAACACCATATAATAAGAACAGAAG ATATCAGCAGTGACATATTTAGAAGATATGCAACACCCGCTTCAGCCTTGGCAGGAGAAAGTCTTGAGAAGCATTTAACAAATGAATCATGGCAGCCtccaatagaaaaagaagacaatGGCTTACACCCTCATAGGCAAAGACATTTTATTACAAGCTCATCATCCAAGCCTTGTGAGCCTGAGGAACACTATGTACAAAAGATCGTACAAAAACATAGATCAAAATATGATGATCCTTGTGGACTGTTAAAACAGAGCAAACCTAGGTATTTTCAGCCAAACAATTCTCTTATCTGTAAATATGTGCCCTGTGAGCAATTTGAAGattacatgaaagaaaagaagccaAATCGTAGACAACACTCAAAGCCTGAGAAAGAGCAAATCCAAATTAACAGTGCAATAGAAAAATTTCTTATGAGTGAGGACAACATAGATTTATCAGGATTATCAACAAAAACCAAGAAAGCATATTCCCCAAAGAGGGTTAGCTTCCATGATCCTGATTTAGTAGAAATAAATAGGTTGATGATGTCACCCAAAATATCAACCCCTTGGAAACGACAGAAAAATCAAAGTAACCAACTGACTAAGTTGGATGTTAAAAAATTTAGCAACACTGGGgagagaaataaaggagaaaaatggttTACTAATTCATGGGTTCTGAAAAGGAAGAGAACCCCTCAGTCTGACCTCAAAGGGAAAATTAAAGgacaaaacttaaaattaaatttacatcCTTTTAGAAAAGTCAGAGTCCATCCAGAAAAATCCTTGTCAGGTCTCCCAAAGCAATGCAAACAGGTATTGTTGCCTCCTAAGAAATTATCCAAAACTTCTgagacaaaagccaaaataaatacTGTGTCTTCTGCAGATTTTCTTCAACAGTCAGAGAGTAGCAACTATGTTAGACTCACTTCAAAGAGGCTGCCTCTGAAACATGACTCAAAGCAGACCCCATATTACCAACGAAACACTAAACGTGCCCCCCTGCTCAGTGCTAACAACTTGTCTGTAGTCAACCAGAGCTCTATAGAAAGCAGCTGTTACTCAGCTGGCCACATTCCTGATGGAAACACATTAAAATTGCCTCAACCTACACCCACTGATGCTGAGCACAGGCACTCACATTCTCAATTCTCAACTGAGCAAATGGAAGATGCAACTCAGCTTGAATCAAAAGTGCTTAGTTATTTACCAACTACTTGGGAAAATACAGGAAGTGATGTTTTACCATTCCAACATTCCAGGGGGGCTACTGACCAAGGGACAACGGAGTCCACTGAGCACATGGGACAGAATGTATCAAAGACCAGTGAGTTAAATCAGTTTTCTTTGTCCCCGAGGAATCAAACACAACTTTTAGATGCTCACAAGACTGACAGCTACAACAAGGAATACACTTTAGACCAAAATGAAGCCTTACAACACAGAGAGCAAAATTCAAGTCATGCACagcttgaaaataaagaaaaaacattaatgaCAAAACCCCAAATACCACATCAAATTGTGGAAAATTGTATTATGGATAAGGAAGAAAATGATGtagaaaaaaaactttcaaaaacagAAACTTATGATTCCTCTCTCATTCCCCAAACACAATCCACGAACAACCTATCATTTATGAAGACAAATTCAATTCCATACCAAAATAGAATAGAACTTCCCAAGGATATCAGTACTTCTCCTGTTAGTAGTCAAGCCATTTGGCACCTAACCAATAGTAGCGAAAAAGGAATTGACAGCACAAATGCATTGCCCAGAAATGACGGCACTGAAGCACTAGAGATAAAAATAGtaggggaagaagagaaaaatatgctTGATGAAAGCAAGACAGATTCTAGTATGTTAACTCAGATCTCACAAATGACCTTAAAAGGCATCACAAAAGAAAGGCAGCAAACTTGGGAAAATGGAACAAGTGAAAAACATATATTACATGATGCAAGCTCTGCCGAGGAGACCATTACAGCTAAAGATTTAAGTATCACAAGTTCCCATGAAACCCAAAATAGAATACTTTGCAGTGAAGTAGATCCTGAAATTAACAGTAATGTACATAATTTTAGAGAAGTTCAAAATATTCAACCAGATAAAGATAGTGCACATAAAGAAGGCGCAATGACAGTGGAGACACATGAAGCGCTTTCCTTCTTACCAGGGTTAAAAGACAGTTTTGAGGCAGAAAATGAGGTGTTTTTAGTTCCTAGCAGAATAAATGAAGCAGAAAACTCTGCTCCAAAACCTGTACTGTATCCACCATCTGCTGAATATGCTACTACATCACCTTTAGAAACAGAATAA
- the LRRC53 gene encoding leucine-rich repeat-containing protein 53 isoform X1, with protein sequence MTTRVLIITDGYLSSIESTNLSLLFNLALLSLSRNGIEDVQEDALHGLTMLRTLLLEHNQISSSSLTDHTFSKLHSLQVLVLSNNALRTLRGSWFRNTSGLTRLQLDGNQITNLTDSSFGGTNLHSLRYLDLSNNFISYIGKDAFRPLPQLQEVDLSRNRLAHMPDVFTPLKQLILLSLDKNQWSCTCDLHPLARFLRNYIKSSAHTLRNAKDLNCQPSTAAVAAAQSVLRLSETNCDSKAPNFTLVLKDRSPLLPGPDVALLTVLGFAGAVGLTCLGLVVFNWKLQQGKANEHTSENLCCRTFDEPLCAHEARNYHTKGYCNCHLTQENEIKVMSIVGSRKEMPLLQENSHQATSASESATLDGSFRNLKKKDRGVGSTLFCQDGRLLHSECSEPPGNTTAFNEAGLLTTYNPRKVQKLWNLEPGEVQPQTLQHHIIRTEDISSDIFRRYATPASALAGESLEKHLTNESWQPPIEKEDNGLHPHRQRHFITSSSSKPCEPEEHYVQKIVQKHRSKYDDPCGLLKQSKPRYFQPNNSLICKYVPCEQFEDYMKEKKPNRRQHSKPEKEQIQINSAIEKFLMSEDNIDLSGLSTKTKKAYSPKRVSFHDPDLVEINRLMMSPKISTPWKRQKNQSNQLTKLDVKKFSNTGERNKGEKWFTNSWVLKRKRTPQSDLKGKIKGQNLKLNLHPFRKVRVHPEKSLSGLPKQCKQVLLPPKKLSKTSETKAKINTVSSADFLQQSESSNYVRLTSKRLPLKHDSKQTPYYQRNTKRAPLLSANNLSVVNQSSIESSCYSAGHIPDGNTLKLPQPTPTDAEHRHSHSQFSTEQMEDATQLESKVLSYLPTTWENTGSDVLPFQHSRGATDQGTTESTEHMGQNVSKTSELNQFSLSPRNQTQLLDAHKTDSYNKEYTLDQNEALQHREQNSSHAQLENKEKTLMTKPQIPHQIVENCIMDKEENDVEKKLSKTETYDSSLIPQTQSTNNLSFMKTNSIPYQNRIELPKDISTSPVSSQAIWHLTNSSEKGIDSTNALPRNDGTEALEIKIVGEEEKNMLDESKTDSSMLTQISQMTLKGITKERQQTWENGTSEKHILHDASSAEETITAKDLSITSSHETQNRILCSEVDPEINSNVHNFREVQNIQPDKDSAHKEGAMTVETHEALSFLPGLKDSFEAENEVFLVPSRINEAENSAPKPVLYPPSAEYATTSPLETE encoded by the exons ATGACCACGAGGGTTTTAATCATCACCGATGGATATCTCTCCTCTATTGAGAGCACAAACCTGTCTCTCTTGTTTAATCTTGCCCTGCTCTCCCTAAGCAGAAATGGTATCGAGGATGTTCAGGAAGATGCCCTGCATGGCCTTACGATGTTGCGGACCTTGTTGCTGGAGCACAACCAAATATCCAGCTCTTCGCTCACTGATCACACCTTCAGCAAGCTTCACAGCCTGCAGGTGCTGGTGCTGAGCAATAATGCTCTCCGCACCCTACGAGGGTCTTGGTTCCGAAACACAAGCGGCCTGACCCGGCTCCAGCTGGATGGGAATCAGATTACTAATCTCACAGACAGTTCTTTCGGAGGCACGAATCTCCACAGTCTCAGGTATCTGGATTTATCCAACAATTTTATTTCCTACATTGGGAAAGATGCCTTCCGGCCCCTGCCTCAACTACAGGAAGTGGACCTTTCCCGAAATAGGTTAGCCCACATGCCGGATGTGTTTACTCCACTGAAGCAGTTAATCCTTCTGAGCTTAGATAAGAACCAGTGGAGCTGCACTTGTGATCTCCATCCCCTTGCTCGGTTTTTAAGAAACTACATTAAGTCTTCTGCTCACACGCTCAGGAATGCCAAGGACCTAAATTGCCAGCCATCTACCGCAGCTGTGGCAGCTGCACAGAGTGTGCTGAGGCTGTCTGAGACCAACTGTGATTCCAAAGCTCCCAACTTCACTCTGGTTCTAAAGGACAGAAGTCCCCTCCTCCCAGGGCCAGATGTGGCCCTGCTGACTGTCCTTGGCTTCGCAG GAGCTGTTGGTCTCACTTGCCTAGGTTTAGTTGTATTTAACTGGAAACTCCAACAAGGCAAAGCAAATGAACACACATCAGAAAACCTTTGTTGCAGAACCTTCGATGAACCCCTGTGTGCTCATGAGGCAAGAAATTACCACACTAAGGGATACTGCAACTGCCACTTAACTCAGGAAAACGAGATAAAGGTCATGTCCATTGTGGGGTCCAGAAAAGAAATGCCACTTTTACAGGAAAATAGCCATCAAGCAACATCGGCCTCTGAGTCTGCAACCCTTGACGGATCATTTAGAAACCTGAAAAAGAAAGACCGTGGGGTAGGCAGCACTTTATTTTGCCAGGATGGTAGATTGCTGCATTCGGAATGTTCAGAGCCTCCTGGAAATACGACAGCTTTTAATGAAGCAGGCTTACTTACAACATATAATCCAAGGAAAGTTCAAAAGCTATGGAATCTTGAGCCTGGAGAAGTCCAGCCTCAAACTCTGCAACACCATATAATAAGAACAGAAG ATATCAGCAGTGACATATTTAGAAGATATGCAACACCCGCTTCAGCCTTGGCAGGAGAAAGTCTTGAGAAGCATTTAACAAATGAATCATGGCAGCCtccaatagaaaaagaagacaatGGCTTACACCCTCATAGGCAAAGACATTTTATTACAAGCTCATCATCCAAGCCTTGTGAGCCTGAGGAACACTATGTACAAAAGATCGTACAAAAACATAGATCAAAATATGATGATCCTTGTGGACTGTTAAAACAGAGCAAACCTAGGTATTTTCAGCCAAACAATTCTCTTATCTGTAAATATGTGCCCTGTGAGCAATTTGAAGattacatgaaagaaaagaagccaAATCGTAGACAACACTCAAAGCCTGAGAAAGAGCAAATCCAAATTAACAGTGCAATAGAAAAATTTCTTATGAGTGAGGACAACATAGATTTATCAGGATTATCAACAAAAACCAAGAAAGCATATTCCCCAAAGAGGGTTAGCTTCCATGATCCTGATTTAGTAGAAATAAATAGGTTGATGATGTCACCCAAAATATCAACCCCTTGGAAACGACAGAAAAATCAAAGTAACCAACTGACTAAGTTGGATGTTAAAAAATTTAGCAACACTGGGgagagaaataaaggagaaaaatggttTACTAATTCATGGGTTCTGAAAAGGAAGAGAACCCCTCAGTCTGACCTCAAAGGGAAAATTAAAGgacaaaacttaaaattaaatttacatcCTTTTAGAAAAGTCAGAGTCCATCCAGAAAAATCCTTGTCAGGTCTCCCAAAGCAATGCAAACAGGTATTGTTGCCTCCTAAGAAATTATCCAAAACTTCTgagacaaaagccaaaataaatacTGTGTCTTCTGCAGATTTTCTTCAACAGTCAGAGAGTAGCAACTATGTTAGACTCACTTCAAAGAGGCTGCCTCTGAAACATGACTCAAAGCAGACCCCATATTACCAACGAAACACTAAACGTGCCCCCCTGCTCAGTGCTAACAACTTGTCTGTAGTCAACCAGAGCTCTATAGAAAGCAGCTGTTACTCAGCTGGCCACATTCCTGATGGAAACACATTAAAATTGCCTCAACCTACACCCACTGATGCTGAGCACAGGCACTCACATTCTCAATTCTCAACTGAGCAAATGGAAGATGCAACTCAGCTTGAATCAAAAGTGCTTAGTTATTTACCAACTACTTGGGAAAATACAGGAAGTGATGTTTTACCATTCCAACATTCCAGGGGGGCTACTGACCAAGGGACAACGGAGTCCACTGAGCACATGGGACAGAATGTATCAAAGACCAGTGAGTTAAATCAGTTTTCTTTGTCCCCGAGGAATCAAACACAACTTTTAGATGCTCACAAGACTGACAGCTACAACAAGGAATACACTTTAGACCAAAATGAAGCCTTACAACACAGAGAGCAAAATTCAAGTCATGCACagcttgaaaataaagaaaaaacattaatgaCAAAACCCCAAATACCACATCAAATTGTGGAAAATTGTATTATGGATAAGGAAGAAAATGATGtagaaaaaaaactttcaaaaacagAAACTTATGATTCCTCTCTCATTCCCCAAACACAATCCACGAACAACCTATCATTTATGAAGACAAATTCAATTCCATACCAAAATAGAATAGAACTTCCCAAGGATATCAGTACTTCTCCTGTTAGTAGTCAAGCCATTTGGCACCTAACCAATAGTAGCGAAAAAGGAATTGACAGCACAAATGCATTGCCCAGAAATGACGGCACTGAAGCACTAGAGATAAAAATAGtaggggaagaagagaaaaatatgctTGATGAAAGCAAGACAGATTCTAGTATGTTAACTCAGATCTCACAAATGACCTTAAAAGGCATCACAAAAGAAAGGCAGCAAACTTGGGAAAATGGAACAAGTGAAAAACATATATTACATGATGCAAGCTCTGCCGAGGAGACCATTACAGCTAAAGATTTAAGTATCACAAGTTCCCATGAAACCCAAAATAGAATACTTTGCAGTGAAGTAGATCCTGAAATTAACAGTAATGTACATAATTTTAGAGAAGTTCAAAATATTCAACCAGATAAAGATAGTGCACATAAAGAAGGCGCAATGACAGTGGAGACACATGAAGCGCTTTCCTTCTTACCAGGGTTAAAAGACAGTTTTGAGGCAGAAAATGAGGTGTTTTTAGTTCCTAGCAGAATAAATGAAGCAGAAAACTCTGCTCCAAAACCTGTACTGTATCCACCATCTGCTGAATATGCTACTACATCACCTTTAGAAACAGAATAA